GGTCCCTCTGGTCCCTCTGGTCCCTCTGGTCCCTCTGGTCCCTCTGGTCCCTCTGGTCCCTCTGGTCCCTCTGGTCCCTCTGGTCCCTCTGGTCCGTCAGGTCGGGAGCGACGTTCGCCGTCGGGAAACCCAGCCGGCGTCCGCGGCCGGCGCCGTGCACGACGGTCCCGACCACTGTGCCCAGCCACCCG
The genomic region above belongs to Catenulispora sp. MAP5-51 and contains:
- a CDS encoding riboflavin kinase; its protein translation is MRERDAAGWLGTVVGTVVHGAGRGRRLGFPTANVAPDLTDQRDQRDQRDQRDQRDQRDQRDQRDQRDQRD